The following proteins are encoded in a genomic region of Tenacibaculum sp. 190524A05c:
- a CDS encoding cbb3-type cytochrome c oxidase subunit I, protein MSAEHHHHKETFVTKYIFSTDHKMISKQFLITGMFMGIIGVFMSMLFRLQIAWPEKSFSIIEAFLGSHQQTDGIMNPDTYLALVTIHGTIMVFFVLTAGLSGTFSNLLIPLQIGARDMASGFLNMISYWLFFLSSVVMVVSLFVEAGPASAGWTIYPPLSALPQAIPGSGTGMTLWLVSMAIFIASSLIGSLNYIVTVLNLRTKGMKMTRLPLTMWAFFVTAIIGVISFPVLLSAALLLIFDRSFGTSFYLSDIFISGEVLHYQGGSPVLFEHLFWFLGHPEVYIILLPALGISSEVISTNSRKPIFGYRAMIGSILGIAFLSTIVWGHHMFVSGMNPFLGSVFTFTTVLIAIPSAVKAFNYITTLWKGNLQLNPAMLFSIGLVSTFVTGGLTGLVLGDSALDINIHDTYFVVAHFHLVMGVSALFGMFAGVYHWYPKMYGRMMNKVMGYWHFWLTIISAYGVFFPMHFIGLAGLPRRYYTNTYFPMFDDLADINVFMTVMAIIGGLAQLIFLANFFISMYRGQKASQNPWKSNTLEWTTPVEHIHGNWPGKIPEVHRWAYDYSKTDDNGNYIHGQDFVLQTTPLKDGEEPS, encoded by the coding sequence ATGTCAGCAGAACATCACCATCATAAAGAAACATTTGTAACAAAGTACATCTTTAGTACTGACCATAAAATGATTTCTAAGCAATTTTTGATTACAGGAATGTTCATGGGAATTATTGGTGTATTCATGTCAATGTTATTCCGTTTACAAATTGCTTGGCCAGAAAAGTCATTTTCAATTATTGAAGCTTTTTTAGGTTCTCATCAGCAAACTGATGGAATAATGAATCCTGATACGTATTTAGCATTAGTTACTATTCACGGTACAATCATGGTATTCTTTGTACTTACTGCTGGTTTAAGTGGTACATTTTCAAACTTATTAATTCCATTACAGATTGGAGCACGTGATATGGCATCAGGTTTCTTAAACATGATTTCATATTGGTTATTTTTCCTTTCATCTGTTGTAATGGTAGTTTCATTATTTGTTGAGGCAGGTCCAGCATCTGCAGGATGGACAATTTATCCTCCGCTTTCAGCATTACCGCAAGCTATTCCAGGTTCAGGTACAGGAATGACATTATGGTTAGTTTCAATGGCAATTTTTATTGCATCATCTTTAATAGGATCATTAAATTATATAGTTACGGTATTAAACTTACGCACAAAAGGTATGAAAATGACAAGATTGCCTTTAACAATGTGGGCTTTCTTCGTAACAGCTATTATAGGTGTTATTTCATTCCCTGTTTTATTATCTGCAGCATTATTATTAATTTTTGATAGAAGTTTCGGAACATCGTTCTATTTATCAGATATTTTCATTTCAGGTGAGGTATTACATTATCAAGGTGGATCTCCAGTATTATTTGAACACTTATTCTGGTTCTTAGGTCACCCTGAGGTATATATTATTTTATTACCGGCATTAGGTATTTCATCTGAAGTAATTTCTACGAACTCGAGAAAACCAATTTTTGGTTATCGTGCGATGATCGGGTCGATTTTAGGTATCGCATTCTTATCTACAATCGTATGGGGACACCACATGTTCGTTTCAGGAATGAATCCATTCTTAGGTTCGGTATTTACATTCACAACAGTATTAATTGCAATTCCATCTGCAGTAAAAGCATTTAACTATATTACTACGTTATGGAAAGGTAATCTACAATTAAATCCAGCCATGTTATTCTCAATAGGTTTAGTATCTACGTTCGTAACAGGAGGATTAACAGGATTAGTATTAGGAGATTCTGCATTGGATATTAATATTCACGATACATATTTCGTAGTTGCACACTTCCACTTAGTAATGGGTGTATCTGCTTTATTTGGAATGTTTGCAGGTGTTTATCACTGGTATCCTAAGATGTATGGTAGAATGATGAATAAAGTAATGGGATACTGGCACTTCTGGTTAACGATCATTTCTGCGTATGGAGTATTCTTCCCAATGCACTTTATCGGATTAGCTGGTTTACCACGTCGTTATTATACAAATACGTATTTCCCAATGTTTGATGATTTAGCTGATATCAATGTTTTCATGACAGTAATGGCGATCATAGGAGGTTTAGCACAGTTAATTTTCTTAGCGAACTTCTTTATCTCGATGTACAGAGGTCAGAAAGCATCACAAAATCCTTGGAAGTCAAATACGTTGGAGTGGACAACGCCTGTAGAACATATTCACGGTAACTGGCCAGGTAAAATTCCAGAAGTACACCGTTGGGCGTATGACTATAGTAAGACAGATGATAATGGTAATTATATTCACGGACAAGATTTTGTTTTACAAACAACACCATTAAAGGACGGGGAAGAACCATCATAA